DNA from Candidatus Eisenbacteria bacterium:
GTCGGGATAGGACTGTGCCTTCATGGCCATGTCGCTGTGCAGGGCGTGGCCCATCTCGTGGGCCAGAGTGGACATGTCGTCCAGCTTGTCCTGGTAGTTCATCTTCACGAACGGGTGGGCGCCGTACACGTTCGACGAGGATGCGCCGCTGTCCTTGTCCTTGTGCGGGTAGAGGTCGAGCCAGCCGTTGTGCGGGTCGAGGCCCTCCGCGAGCCGCCGGGTGTAGGCGGGACCCAGTGGGGCGAGCGCCTCAACCAGCGTCTTCTCCGCCTGGGCGTACGGCACGTCCTCCTGCACCTCCTCGGTCAGCGGGATGTAGAGGTCGTAGAGGTGCAGTTCCGGCAGACCGAGGGTCTGCTTGCGCAACGCCATGTAGCGGTGCAGCAGCGGCAGGTGCGCGTTCACCGTGCGGACGAGGTTGTCGTAGACGGCGGTCGAGACTTCGTCCTTGTCGGTGTACGCCTCCAGCGCGGTGTCGTAATTGCGCGCGCGGGCATAGGCCACATCCAGCTTGAACTGGCCGGCCAGCGTGGTCGCCAGGGAGCGCTGGTACTGGCGCAGCGTGGCCAGGAGCGCCTCCACCGCGCCCTTGCGGACGTCGCGGCTGGGCGATTGACGGAAGAGCGAGTAGTTGGAGAGGGTGAGCTGGACGTCCTTGCCGTGCGCGTCCTTCACCACGGGCCACGGGATGTCGGTGAGCAGCGCCGAGTGGCACGTCTCCAGGGCGGAGGGAATCTCGTTCAGGTCGATCTCCGCCCACAGGTTGTCCCCCAGCAGCCCCAGGGCCCTCTCCGCGTCCGGGCTCAGCAGGCGCGGCGCACGGCGGCGCAGGCCCTCCACGTAGGCGCGGTACGGGGCCAGCTTCGGCTGGGACGTGAAGGCCTTCGCCACGGCGTTGCGGGACAGGGTCTGCACCTCGCGCCGGATGAACGAGGCGGCCGAGGTCAGCCGGTCCATGGCCGCCAGCCCGTGGTCGTTCATGGCCCCGGCGCGATCGTCCGACTGGGCCGTGGTCTGGCGCAGGTTGGCGTACAGCGTGAGACGGTTGACCTCCCCGTGCAGCCGGAAGTACAGGCCGAGGCAGGCCAGCAGCGCCTTCGGGTCGGCCAGCCTGCCCTTGTACTTGCTGAGCTGCGGGATGTCCGCGAGGAGCGCGACCCGCCCCTGCTCCCAGGCCGCGTCCGACGCGAACATGGGCGAGAGGTCCCACTTGTAGACGTCGGGCACCGCGGAACGGGGCGTGTTGGCGTCCGGGGTGTAGGCGGGCAAGGGCGCGGGATCCGGGGCGGCAGCGGCGACGGCGGCAGCGGCAAGCAACACGGCCAGCGCGGCCAGGAGCGACGCGGGCCGCGGGGCGAAACGCGAACAGTCGGACATCGGGGGTGCTCCTGGTTCGGGTGGAATACGGGATCGGCGCGGGATGCCGGGGATGCCTTTGCACTGGAAGCTAGCGGAGGACTCGAGGAGCGGTCAATCCGGCCGCCCGCGGGGCCGGGTGGGGTCCCTGGACGGCCTGCATGCCGGACACGCTCGCGGCCGGCTGGAAGGCTCCCTCCCAGCCGGCCGCGACTACCCCGCCCTCACCCCTCAGGACCGCGTGGACGGCACCGGGATGCGCACGTCGCGCTGCAGGACAACGCGAAGCGCGCGACCGGGGCGAATCACCACGGGCTCGCCCTTGGTGGCGACGGCCGCGCCGGTCCCCGCGGCCGCGCCCAGCACCGCCCCGCGCCCGGCGTTCCCGGTGATCTTGCCCACGATGCCGCCCACGAGCGCGCCGCCACCGATGAGCGCGGCCTCCAGCGGCACCGGCTCCCCGTCCTCCGGCTCCAGGCGCGTGAAGCGCAGGACGAGCCGGGCCTTGTGCTTGCCGCGGCCGGTCGGCTCAACCTCGGACACCTCGCCGAGGACCCGGGTGCCCGCCGGCACCACCACGCGGCTGCCGAGCAGCCACGGATCCGTCAGCGTGGCCTGGAACTCATCGCCCACCCGCGCGCTCTCGCTCGAGATGCGCGACTGCATCCGGGCGAAGGCCCGCATCCCGGCCACCAGGGTGACCGGGGATTCGTGCCGATCGTAGGCGTCGGTGGACACCAGCAAGCCGCGTGTCGGCTCCGTGGAAACTGCCGT
Protein-coding regions in this window:
- the pepF gene encoding oligoendopeptidase F; its protein translation is MSDCSRFAPRPASLLAALAVLLAAAAVAAAAPDPAPLPAYTPDANTPRSAVPDVYKWDLSPMFASDAAWEQGRVALLADIPQLSKYKGRLADPKALLACLGLYFRLHGEVNRLTLYANLRQTTAQSDDRAGAMNDHGLAAMDRLTSAASFIRREVQTLSRNAVAKAFTSQPKLAPYRAYVEGLRRRAPRLLSPDAERALGLLGDNLWAEIDLNEIPSALETCHSALLTDIPWPVVKDAHGKDVQLTLSNYSLFRQSPSRDVRKGAVEALLATLRQYQRSLATTLAGQFKLDVAYARARNYDTALEAYTDKDEVSTAVYDNLVRTVNAHLPLLHRYMALRKQTLGLPELHLYDLYIPLTEEVQEDVPYAQAEKTLVEALAPLGPAYTRRLAEGLDPHNGWLDLYPHKDKDSGASSSNVYGAHPFVKMNYQDKLDDMSTLAHEMGHALHSDMAMKAQSYPDARYVTFLAEIASTCNEALLNDYLVAHSKSDAEKAYLLVDRLETMRGTIFRQTLFAEFERAVHGYVEKGVPVTATLLDSTYSELVRRYYGPAYTLGENDGMEWAYIPHFFFKYYVYQYATGLTSGIAIADRVRQLGPPAAEAYLGMLKGGCSEPPLTLLRKAGVDLTQPAPIEAAMHAFERTLGEVEKLVGKK
- a CDS encoding TrbI/VirB10 family protein, with amino-acid sequence MLVSTDAYDRHESPVTLVAGMRAFARMQSRISSESARVGDEFQATLTDPWLLGSRVVVPAGTRVLGEVSEVEPTGRGKHKARLVLRFTRLEPEDGEPVPLEAALIGGGALVGGIVGKITGNAGRGAVLGAAAGTGAAVATKGEPVVIRPGRALRVVLQRDVRIPVPSTRS